The following proteins come from a genomic window of Blattabacterium cuenoti:
- the tsaD gene encoding tRNA (adenosine(37)-N6)-threonylcarbamoyltransferase complex transferase subunit TsaD, whose protein sequence is MKKKTIIIGIESSCDDTGVSIIQNRKVLSNIIIHQKIHSKYGGVVPELASRLHDKNITKAVQKAIFSAKIHRDEIDAVSFTLGPGLIGPLLVGASFAKSFSMGLEIPLLTVNHVQAHILSHFIQNANINNSYPRFPFLGLVMSGGHTQIIKVNDFFKMEILGSTLDDSVGESLDKIARMLGFYYPGGPMIECFSKNGNKKKFLFSKPIVSGLDFSFSGFKSDVSQFIKKELNKNTLFVKQNLSDICASIQNSIAEILLEKVEKAISQTGIFRIVLSGGVSSNHEIRRLFLSFSKKDKKLEIFIPKKEYTTDNGAMIAITGLLKYERKLFDSIHITPYSKFKTFS, encoded by the coding sequence ATGAAAAAAAAAACAATAATTATTGGGATAGAATCATCTTGTGATGATACAGGTGTTTCGATCATTCAAAATCGAAAAGTATTGTCTAATATTATAATTCATCAAAAAATTCATAGTAAATATGGAGGAGTAGTTCCTGAATTAGCTTCAAGATTACATGATAAAAATATCACAAAAGCAGTTCAAAAAGCTATTTTTTCAGCAAAAATTCATAGAGATGAAATTGATGCTGTATCTTTTACTTTAGGTCCCGGATTAATTGGTCCTTTATTAGTAGGAGCTTCTTTTGCAAAATCATTTTCCATGGGTTTAGAAATACCATTATTAACTGTAAATCATGTACAAGCTCATATTCTATCTCATTTTATACAAAATGCGAATATTAACAATTCTTATCCAAGATTTCCATTTTTAGGTTTGGTAATGAGTGGAGGACATACTCAAATTATAAAAGTAAATGATTTTTTTAAAATGGAAATATTAGGATCTACTTTAGATGATTCTGTAGGAGAATCTTTAGATAAAATAGCTAGAATGTTGGGTTTCTATTATCCTGGTGGACCTATGATAGAATGTTTTTCTAAAAATGGAAATAAAAAAAAATTTCTTTTTTCAAAACCTATAGTAAGTGGACTAGACTTCAGTTTTAGTGGATTCAAAAGTGATGTATCACAATTTATAAAAAAAGAATTAAATAAAAATACATTATTTGTAAAACAAAATTTATCTGATATTTGTGCTTCCATACAAAATAGTATAGCAGAAATACTTTTAGAAAAAGTAGAAAAAGCTATTTCACAAACTGGTATTTTCAGAATAGTTTTATCAGGAGGAGTATCTTCGAATCATGAAATCAGAAGATTATTTCTGTCTTTTTCAAAAAAAGACAAAAAATTAGAAATTTTTATACCAAAAAAAGAATACACTACAGATAATGGAGCCATGATAGCGATAACAGGATTATTAAAATATGAAAGAAAACTATTTGATTCTATTCACATTACTCCATATTCAAAGTTTAAAACATTTTCATAA
- the gcvP gene encoding aminomethyl-transferring glycine dehydrogenase translates to MKEDDVRKKNFYHRHIGPSCNEINNMLKELQYSSINNFVNQTVPKQIRFKKKLNLPNSISEYQYLNHIYRISKKNKTYRSYIGLGYKNTITPSVIQRNILENPSWYTPYTPYQSEISQGRLEALINFQTMISDLTGMKISNASMLDESTAAADAMFMIYKEKIKKRKIDNNYHFFISDEILPQTFAVLKTRCFGLGIHIIKDSHKHLKKKYNNKKIFGLIISYPSSLGEIYDYTETIQYAKCHNISVIVATDLLSLSLLKPPGEWGADVVIGSSQSFGIPMGYGGPHAAFFSTHEQYKRFLPGRIIGISVDRKNKKAFRMALQTREQHIKREKATSNICTAQVLPAVMASMYALYHGKKGLIEIAKCIHEYAKKLEFLLINNINNHLFQVNTFYFDTLRIKTDFISKIKKVSERKKTNFRYVNKNHLTITLDETTCQEDINHILSIFYEAYDQNKKTYKKIKYHTNIRDKYRFPSFLERTSNFLEHKVFHKYHSENELIRYIKRLEKKDISLIHSMIPLGSCTMKLNASSELFSLSQHEWKNVHPFVPEKQAMGYHFVIRKLKKYLKEITGFSGVSLQPNSGAQGEYAGLMVIKHYHHSLQEHKRNIALIPSSSHGTNPASANMAGMKVILIDTTSNGSINQNDLLKKVKENKDLLSVLMITYPSTYGIYEKNIQEIINIIHENGGQVYMDGANMNAQVGLIKPAYLGVDVCHLNLHKTFAIPHGGGGPGMGPICVASHLKPFLPNHPFQKENKKDEKILTISSSPYGSSLILTISYAYIRLLGPYGLRKCTEISVLNANYIKKKLMKFYNILYVGENNTVAHELIIDCRIFKSTNIGVIDIAKRMMDYGYHAPTISFPVEGCMMIEPTESESKEELDRFIETLISIRQEIKEIEDEKFSKENNVLKNAPHSIDILTQNEWKYPYSREKAAYPLYWIKERKFWPSVNRVDDGYGDRNLICTCI, encoded by the coding sequence ATGAAAGAGGATGACGTTAGAAAAAAAAATTTTTATCATAGACATATAGGTCCGTCTTGTAATGAAATTAATAATATGTTAAAAGAATTACAATATTCTTCTATTAATAATTTTGTAAATCAAACTGTTCCCAAACAAATCCGTTTTAAAAAAAAATTAAATCTTCCTAATTCTATTTCTGAATATCAATATTTAAATCACATTTATAGAATAAGTAAAAAAAATAAAACATATCGTTCTTATATAGGATTAGGGTATAAAAATACTATAACTCCAAGTGTTATTCAAAGAAATATTTTAGAAAATCCGAGTTGGTATACTCCATATACTCCTTATCAATCAGAAATATCTCAAGGACGTTTAGAAGCCTTAATCAATTTTCAAACCATGATTTCAGATTTAACCGGAATGAAAATCAGTAATGCTTCTATGTTAGATGAATCTACAGCTGCAGCTGATGCTATGTTTATGATTTATAAAGAAAAAATAAAAAAAAGAAAAATAGATAATAATTATCATTTTTTTATTTCGGATGAAATCCTTCCACAAACTTTTGCTGTTTTAAAAACCAGATGTTTTGGATTAGGGATCCATATTATAAAGGATTCTCATAAACATTTAAAAAAAAAATATAATAATAAAAAAATATTCGGATTAATAATCTCTTATCCATCTAGTTTAGGAGAAATATATGACTATACTGAAACAATTCAATATGCAAAATGTCATAATATATCAGTAATAGTTGCTACAGATCTTTTGTCTTTATCTTTGTTAAAACCTCCTGGAGAATGGGGTGCGGATGTAGTTATAGGATCCAGTCAGTCTTTTGGAATTCCTATGGGATATGGAGGGCCTCATGCTGCTTTTTTTTCTACTCATGAACAATATAAACGTTTTCTTCCAGGAAGAATTATAGGAATATCTGTAGATCGAAAAAATAAAAAAGCTTTTCGTATGGCTTTACAAACAAGAGAACAACATATTAAAAGAGAAAAAGCTACTTCTAACATTTGTACAGCACAAGTGCTTCCTGCTGTAATGGCTTCTATGTATGCTTTATATCACGGAAAAAAAGGTTTAATAGAAATAGCAAAATGTATTCATGAATATGCTAAAAAATTAGAATTTTTATTGATTAATAATATCAATAATCATCTTTTTCAAGTAAATACTTTTTACTTTGATACTCTTAGAATTAAAACAGATTTTATAAGTAAAATAAAAAAAGTGTCAGAACGTAAAAAAACTAATTTTAGATATGTTAATAAAAATCATTTAACTATTACTTTAGATGAAACTACTTGTCAAGAAGATATAAATCATATTCTATCAATTTTTTACGAAGCATATGATCAAAATAAAAAAACATATAAAAAAATAAAATATCATACAAATATTCGTGATAAATATAGATTTCCTAGTTTTTTAGAAAGAACTTCTAATTTTTTAGAACATAAAGTATTTCATAAATATCATTCAGAAAACGAGCTCATACGTTATATAAAAAGATTAGAAAAAAAAGATATCTCCTTAATTCATTCTATGATTCCACTTGGATCATGTACTATGAAATTAAATGCTTCTTCTGAATTGTTTTCTTTAAGTCAACATGAATGGAAAAATGTACATCCTTTTGTTCCTGAAAAACAAGCAATGGGGTATCATTTTGTTATTCGAAAATTAAAAAAATATTTAAAAGAAATTACTGGATTTTCTGGAGTTTCTTTACAACCCAATTCAGGGGCTCAAGGAGAATACGCTGGACTCATGGTTATAAAACATTATCATCATTCATTACAAGAACATAAAAGAAATATAGCTTTAATTCCTTCTTCTTCTCATGGAACGAATCCTGCATCAGCAAATATGGCAGGAATGAAAGTTATATTAATAGATACAACCAGTAATGGTTCTATAAACCAAAATGATTTATTAAAGAAAGTCAAAGAAAATAAAGATTTATTATCTGTATTAATGATCACTTATCCTTCCACTTATGGTATATATGAAAAAAATATTCAGGAAATTATAAATATAATTCATGAAAATGGAGGACAAGTTTATATGGATGGGGCCAATATGAATGCTCAAGTAGGATTAATTAAACCCGCATATTTAGGTGTAGATGTTTGTCATCTTAATCTTCATAAAACTTTTGCAATTCCTCATGGAGGAGGAGGTCCTGGAATGGGGCCTATTTGTGTTGCTTCACATTTAAAACCTTTTTTACCCAATCATCCTTTTCAAAAGGAAAATAAAAAAGACGAAAAAATATTAACTATTTCCTCTTCTCCATATGGTTCTTCTTTAATTTTAACAATTTCTTATGCTTATATTCGTTTATTGGGACCATATGGGCTTAGAAAATGTACAGAAATATCTGTGTTAAATGCAAATTACATCAAAAAAAAGTTGATGAAATTTTATAACATATTATATGTGGGAGAAAATAATACTGTGGCACATGAGTTAATTATAGATTGTCGAATTTTTAAATCTACGAATATAGGAGTTATAGATATAGCTAAAAGAATGATGGATTATGGATATCATGCTCCCACTATATCCTTTCCTGTAGAAGGATGTATGATGATAGAACCTACAGAAAGTGAATCTAAAGAAGAATTAGATCGTTTTATTGAAACTCTTATCAGTATAAGACAAGAAATTAAGGAAATTGAGGATGAAAAATTTTCAAAAGAAAATAATGTATTAAAAAATGCTCCACATAGTATAGATATTTTGACTCAAAATGAATGGAAATATCCTTATAGTAGAGAAAAAGCCGCTTATCCTTTATATTGGATTAAAGAAAGAAAATTCTGGCCATCAGTCAATCGTGTTGATGATGGATATGGAGATAGAAATTTAATATGTACATGTATATAG
- a CDS encoding thiamine diphosphokinase, whose product MNHKFNGPEIGLFLNGEKPPFLEKKFSFYEKIFAVDGAFYYLNEFGISVDYIIGDIDSILKKDIPLTTHLLKIDDQRYTDFDKALNIIYNLGFININVWGASGMEQDHFLGNLSTALKYKNKKKLSILFHDQYHFYFFSDKRISFHQKKNKKVSLFPFPIVKGLSTNGLKYSIKKGLLKIGDTIGIRNENYQQKIEINYKKGELLIFIEK is encoded by the coding sequence ATGAATCATAAATTTAATGGTCCAGAAATAGGATTATTTTTGAATGGAGAAAAACCTCCTTTTTTAGAAAAAAAATTCTCTTTTTATGAAAAAATATTTGCCGTAGATGGAGCATTTTATTATTTAAATGAATTTGGAATTTCAGTTGATTATATTATTGGTGATATTGATTCTATTTTAAAAAAGGATATTCCTTTAACAACTCATTTATTAAAAATTGATGATCAAAGGTATACTGATTTTGATAAAGCTTTAAATATTATTTATAATTTAGGATTTATAAACATAAATGTTTGGGGCGCAAGTGGAATGGAACAAGACCACTTTTTAGGAAATTTATCTACAGCTCTAAAATATAAAAATAAAAAAAAATTATCTATTTTATTTCATGATCAATATCATTTTTATTTTTTTTCTGATAAAAGAATTTCTTTTCATCAGAAAAAAAATAAAAAAGTGTCTTTATTTCCATTTCCTATAGTAAAAGGATTATCTACTAATGGACTCAAATATTCCATAAAAAAAGGTTTATTAAAAATAGGAGACACGATAGGAATCAGAAACGAAAATTATCAACAAAAAATAGAAATAAATTACAAAAAAGGAGAATTATTAATATTTATAGAAAAATAA
- a CDS encoding translocation/assembly module TamB domain-containing protein: protein KPKRNKNIFSDIQISGEKKDNTLKMIFYTKSIQLNNIFIDRLFVMIDSSLKEKIKIHVEKIIFKNCFSKKINMSIFDYTNFLIIKSKFFFKLKKQEYKEQILNFFCKKEGYFLTCNPFLSKLNINGNNWMIDDNYPNLGIIKIDFIHQKYIINNIIFFYEKQKIIVNANCIKNKQKMFQLYLKNVPLKKIIFNKNIDGLINGFFCYKNVYNQIEPNINIILKNFSIGKKILGNFSIFSLKKNKKYYEINGILRKNSYDFLKIFGNIKNESQNKTQLNLDLIIQNMKINNFSFFWKKMNTEVRGTLTGKIQIFGHLNDPHYFGKLEIQKFGIKINSAKTNYEIINPAYINISSEFCTLSTSYFVDTKYNTTGYINGFFSHKNLIQWNLIKLSINTKNLLVLDSDEKQNNFLFGKIFTHGKIQITKRKNHTLISMNNGKILNSSHLYINPKILKCHKENVSQKKLNDGEKKEKEEDELLLINVNTIINKNTKVSIFLDKNHFIEFRGKGFLLIEKTFKTNVQTSGRFFVKDVFYHFYKNDKIPIKLEKTFKIKTGGSITWKNDFYQSNINLIVYETKYVYNIIEYIENSFIENSKNQKNIIFTELRIHISGKIQKPNISMEILFPDSQKSIQKKLSEKFNSFEEKTMQFASILIFGKFFIKKNFFYFSIDEMILNKLKNILYNNLNFINY from the coding sequence AAACCAAAAAGAAACAAGAATATATTTTCTGATATTCAAATTTCAGGAGAAAAAAAAGATAATACATTAAAAATGATTTTTTATACAAAATCCATACAATTAAATAATATTTTTATTGATCGATTATTTGTAATGATAGATTCTTCTTTGAAAGAAAAAATAAAGATCCATGTAGAAAAAATCATTTTCAAAAATTGTTTTTCAAAAAAAATAAATATGTCTATTTTCGATTATACAAATTTTTTGATAATAAAATCGAAGTTTTTTTTCAAATTAAAAAAACAAGAATACAAGGAACAAATACTGAATTTTTTTTGCAAGAAAGAAGGATACTTCCTAACATGTAATCCTTTTCTTTCTAAATTAAATATAAATGGAAACAATTGGATGATTGATGATAATTATCCTAATTTAGGAATCATTAAAATTGATTTTATCCATCAAAAATATATTATTAATAATATTATTTTTTTCTATGAAAAACAGAAAATTATTGTTAATGCAAATTGTATTAAAAATAAACAAAAAATGTTTCAATTGTATCTAAAAAATGTACCATTAAAAAAAATCATTTTTAATAAAAATATAGATGGATTGATAAATGGTTTTTTTTGTTATAAAAATGTTTATAATCAAATTGAACCTAATATCAATATAATTCTTAAAAATTTTTCAATTGGAAAGAAAATTTTAGGAAATTTTTCCATTTTTTCTTTGAAAAAAAACAAAAAATATTATGAGATTAATGGAATTCTTAGAAAGAATTCTTATGATTTTTTGAAAATATTTGGAAATATTAAAAATGAATCACAAAATAAAACCCAACTTAATTTGGATCTCATCATTCAAAACATGAAAATAAATAATTTTTCTTTCTTTTGGAAAAAAATGAATACTGAAGTCAGAGGGACTCTAACAGGAAAAATTCAAATTTTTGGTCATTTGAATGATCCTCATTATTTTGGAAAATTAGAAATTCAAAAATTTGGAATCAAAATCAATTCTGCAAAGACAAATTATGAAATCATAAATCCTGCATATATCAATATTTCTTCTGAGTTTTGCACTTTATCCACTTCTTATTTTGTGGATACTAAATATAATACAACAGGATATATTAATGGTTTTTTTTCACACAAAAACCTTATTCAATGGAATCTAATAAAATTATCTATCAATACAAAAAATTTGCTTGTTTTAGATTCGGATGAAAAACAAAACAATTTTTTATTTGGAAAAATTTTTACTCATGGAAAAATTCAAATAACAAAAAGAAAAAATCATACTCTGATTTCCATGAACAATGGAAAAATTTTGAATTCTTCTCATTTATACATTAACCCTAAAATATTAAAATGTCATAAAGAAAATGTATCCCAAAAAAAATTAAATGATGGAGAAAAAAAAGAAAAAGAAGAAGATGAATTATTACTAATAAATGTAAATACTATTATAAATAAAAATACAAAAGTATCAATATTCTTAGATAAAAATCATTTTATTGAATTTAGAGGAAAAGGTTTTCTTTTAATAGAAAAAACATTCAAAACAAATGTACAAACTAGTGGTAGATTTTTTGTAAAAGATGTATTTTATCATTTTTATAAAAATGATAAAATACCAATCAAGTTAGAAAAAACATTCAAAATAAAAACGGGAGGATCTATTACTTGGAAAAATGACTTTTATCAATCAAATATTAATCTCATTGTTTATGAGACTAAATACGTATACAATATTATTGAATATATAGAAAATTCTTTCATTGAAAATTCAAAAAATCAGAAAAATATAATATTTACAGAATTAAGAATTCATATTTCCGGTAAAATACAAAAACCTAATATTAGTATGGAAATTCTTTTTCCTGATAGTCAAAAAAGTATACAAAAAAAATTATCAGAAAAATTCAATTCTTTTGAAGAAAAAACAATGCAATTTGCATCTATTCTAATATTTGGAAAATTTTTCATCAAAAAAAATTTTTTCTATTTTTCTATAGATGAAATGATTTTGAATAAATTAAAAAATATATTATATAATAATTTAAATTTCATCAATTATTAA
- the mdh gene encoding malate dehydrogenase, with protein MKITIIGAGNVGATCASLLAQRNFVQKIVLLDIREKFSEGKSLDISQMLSMIESNTEVIGITKDYSQSKNSEIIIITCGKPRKPGMSRDDLIKTNSEIIRTVTKKSILFSPKSKFIIVSNPLDVMSYVSYMTAKVDSSRIIGMAGILDSARYRFFLSKKLNISPIDIQSLLLGGHGDTMVPLYRYTSISGIPIKEFLSEEENDEIIEKTKKGGEQIVNLLGTSAWMAPSASVVKIVEAILKDSKRIFSCSVFLKGEYGLKDIYLGVPVVLGKYGVEKIVELKLNKKEINLLNKSANHVKSMINRLKKLDISY; from the coding sequence ATGAAAATAACTATTATTGGAGCAGGAAATGTGGGAGCTACTTGTGCTAGTTTATTAGCTCAAAGGAATTTTGTCCAAAAAATTGTTTTGTTAGATATTAGAGAAAAATTTTCAGAAGGAAAGAGTTTGGACATATCTCAAATGCTCTCTATGATAGAATCAAATACTGAAGTGATTGGAATAACTAAAGACTATTCTCAATCAAAAAATTCTGAAATCATCATTATTACTTGTGGAAAACCTAGAAAACCTGGAATGAGTAGAGATGATCTTATTAAGACTAATTCAGAAATCATTCGTACTGTAACTAAAAAATCTATTCTTTTTTCTCCAAAATCTAAATTTATTATTGTATCTAATCCATTGGATGTGATGTCATATGTAAGTTATATGACAGCAAAGGTAGATTCTTCTCGTATAATTGGTATGGCTGGCATATTAGATTCTGCTAGATATCGTTTTTTTTTATCTAAAAAACTAAACATATCCCCTATTGATATACAATCTTTATTATTAGGAGGACATGGGGATACGATGGTTCCTTTATATAGATATACATCTATATCAGGAATTCCTATCAAAGAATTTTTATCAGAAGAAGAAAATGACGAAATTATTGAAAAAACTAAAAAAGGAGGAGAACAAATTGTAAATTTGTTAGGAACATCTGCTTGGATGGCTCCTAGTGCATCTGTTGTAAAAATAGTGGAAGCAATTTTAAAAGATTCTAAGCGTATTTTTTCATGTTCTGTTTTTTTAAAAGGAGAATATGGTTTGAAAGATATATATTTAGGCGTTCCAGTTGTTTTAGGAAAATATGGAGTGGAAAAAATCGTAGAACTGAAATTAAATAAAAAAGAAATAAATCTTTTGAATAAATCTGCCAATCATGTAAAAAGTATGATCAATAGACTTAAAAAATTGGATATATCATATTAA
- a CDS encoding Lrp/AsnC family transcriptional regulator, protein MILRYNTDEIDNTIVRKLNINARTPYTEISKQISQEIKSLSVGTVHVRVKKLEDAGIIKGSTLIIGYESLGFHLIAFVGILSDSRESQLVKEELKKIPNIVQLYITSGKYNLFCRIIARDPSDARDVISKIGEIKGVLRTESTICLEESINDENRLLSNILQKHKTSYKKKHTL, encoded by the coding sequence ATGATTCTAAGATATAATACAGACGAAATCGACAATACTATTGTTAGAAAATTAAACATAAATGCTAGAACTCCCTACACTGAAATCAGTAAACAAATCAGTCAAGAAATCAAATCATTATCTGTTGGAACAGTTCATGTTAGAGTAAAAAAATTAGAAGATGCAGGAATTATAAAGGGGAGTACTTTAATTATCGGATATGAATCATTAGGATTTCATTTAATAGCTTTCGTCGGAATTTTATCGGATTCTCGTGAATCTCAATTAGTAAAAGAAGAATTAAAAAAAATACCCAATATAGTCCAACTCTATATTACTTCAGGAAAATACAATCTATTTTGTAGAATTATTGCTAGAGATCCTTCAGATGCAAGAGATGTAATTTCTAAAATAGGAGAAATCAAAGGAGTACTCAGAACAGAATCTACTATTTGTCTAGAAGAAAGTATTAATGATGAAAATAGATTATTATCTAATATTTTACAAAAACACAAAACATCTTATAAAAAAAAACATACATTATAA
- the lptB gene encoding LPS export ABC transporter ATP-binding protein, with product MTLEANNIYKKYKNKYVVNNVSIQLNKGEIVGLIGPNGAGKTTSFYMIVGLIKPDKGKIILLNQDITLYPMYQRTKIGMGYLAQESSIFRKLSVEDNILCILEMQKISNQEKKRRTERLIEELGLQKIRNHRGDLISGGERKRTEIARCLAINPKFILLDEPFSGIDPITIEELQKIIFFLKKKNIGILITDHNIQEIVTIADRIYLMFNGKIIRCGSTVEIIRDPLIRKIYLGSKIINLKKNES from the coding sequence ATGACTTTAGAAGCTAATAATATATATAAAAAATATAAAAATAAATATGTTGTGAACAATGTTTCAATTCAATTGAATAAAGGAGAAATAGTTGGATTGATAGGGCCTAATGGTGCAGGAAAAACAACTTCCTTTTATATGATTGTAGGATTAATTAAACCTGATAAAGGAAAAATAATCCTTCTTAATCAAGACATTACATTATATCCAATGTATCAGCGTACAAAAATAGGAATGGGATATCTAGCTCAAGAATCATCTATATTTAGAAAATTATCTGTAGAAGATAACATTTTGTGCATATTAGAAATGCAAAAAATATCCAATCAAGAAAAAAAAAGAAGAACAGAAAGACTGATTGAAGAATTAGGATTGCAAAAAATACGGAATCATCGGGGAGATCTGATTTCTGGAGGAGAACGAAAAAGAACAGAAATCGCTAGGTGTTTAGCTATAAATCCTAAATTTATTCTTTTAGATGAACCGTTTTCTGGAATTGATCCAATTACTATAGAAGAATTACAAAAAATAATTTTTTTTCTAAAAAAAAAAAATATAGGTATATTAATTACAGATCATAATATACAAGAAATTGTTACAATAGCAGATCGTATTTATTTAATGTTTAATGGAAAAATCATAAGATGTGGATCTACCGTAGAAATTATACGAGATCCTTTAATAAGGAAAATTTATTTAGGAAGTAAAATCATAAATTTAAAAAAAAATGAATCATAA